The following is a genomic window from Prevotella sp. E13-17.
TTCTGTCTCTTTCCCACTGTTCCAGGCTCCTTGCCATGAAACACCGAAGAAACTATTGTTCAGCAGTATCGTTCCATCCGTAGGTTGCTCGTCAGTCTTTGCAGTGATGGTGTAGGTGGCTGCCGATACAGCACTTTTCTTGTCGCCTTTCATGGCGAAGGCCTTCACGGTCGTGGTCTCGCTGATAGTAATCGGTGCCGTATATATATTGCTTTGCGCGGTGGGTTCGGTGCCATCGGTCGTGAAATAGATGGTGGATCCAATGGTCGAACAGCTCATGCTCACCTCCACACGCTCGGTGTAGCTGCCACTTTGTGGTGTGAATACGGGTTGCATCACGAAGTCAGGATCCACCGTGCCGCCACCCTCGTAGTTGTCGTAGCTGAAGGCTGTTTCCGTCTTCGAGCCCCATACGTATTCCTCCAGTCCTGGATAGTCTACAAATGGATTGCGGTTTTGCTGCACATCATCGCTGGCCACGGCATTGTTGCGTGCACGTTCCACCTCGTCAACAGGGTCTTGTTGCGACCAGCGGAAAAGCATATTCAGGTACCATTGTTGCAGTCCGGGATAGGCATCGTCGGTAAACACCTTCTTCACCTCGCCCTTAGACCAGTTCTTCAGCTTGTCCTGATAGCAGGTGGCCATATAGAAATAGATACGTGCGATGTCACCTTTTATCTCGTCGTTGGGTTCAAACACCGTACCACTATAGCCCGATGTCTTGCACGAGCCCAGTATGCTGTAGTTGTTGGCCGATGCTTTTGAGATGTTGCCCACCTCGGCGATGACGTAGGATGAGCGCATATTGTTGATCTTGGCATCCGTGGGCACCACGTGGATGATATCGCTTTTCATCGGACTGGCTTCAGCAAACCAGCTCTGCGGCACGGTGTGCTCCTTGTTCCAGCCAGCCCCTTCTGAGCTGTTGCCATGCTGGTTCCAGTTATAGTTGGTGATGTTTGAGTACCAGTCGCGCACATGACCGTCAGGTCGTTTGTCGGTCAACTGGTAGTATTCCTCAAGTCCTGAGTAGCTCAGGGTCTTGTGGTTCTTGATAATGTTGTGCAAAGCCGTCTTCAGTGCTTCGCCTTTCTTTCCGTTGGCGTTCTGGTAGTAAGTACCAGAGCCGTTAGGGCCTTGTGCCCAACTGCTCAACAGTGTTAACGTCAGCACCGCAAGCAGTGTCAGTGTCTTCTTCATAATATGTGTATAATGGTTTGGCTTTTATTCTAGATGATGTGTTTATCTTACGAATACTTTCTTTCCGTCGATGATATAGAGGCCCCTTGCAGGGCTCTTGATGCGCAGCCCTTGCAGGTTGAACGTGCCTTTCATCACCCTAATGGCGGCATTGTTCATTTGGTGTATGCCATCTGTGTGGTCATAGTTGTCATAGCTGAAGTCCACCATGGTCTTGTTGCCCCAGATGTATTCCTCCAGTCCCGGATAGTCGATGAAGGGGTTGCGGTTCTCCTGGATGCCATAGACAGCATTGTTGCGGTTGATCTCCTTCTCGCTCACAGGGTCATTTTTAGCCCATTTCATCAGCATCTTCAGTTGCCAGCTGCTCAGTCCGGGATAGGTGTTACCGTCCAGTGTGGGTCTCGAGTCGCTGCAGTTAGAGTACCAATCAGACAGTTTTTCCTCATAACATGTCACCATATAGAAATAGGTGCGTGCGAAGTCACCCTTGTATTCATCGTTAGGTTCGAAGACGGTACCCGTATAGCCAGGATAGGTGCATGTGCCCAGCTTGCTGAACTCGCCTGCCGACTTGTAGCTTTCGCCTTTCGTTTCGCCAAAGGGGAAGTTGCTGCGTTTTCCGTTGACCGTACCATCGGTGGGGTAGAGGTGGAACAGGTCGGTGTACATGGGTGAATTACTGCCAAACCAACTCTTAGGGAACGAGTGTTCGCGGTTGTACTTGTCGCCTTCTTTCGAGAAGTTGCCGGCCTGGTCCGTTTCAAATTCGTAGTTCGTGATGCCAGAGTACATGTCCCACACCTTTCCGTCTTCACGCACGTCGGTGGTGCGGAAGTCAATCCAAAGGTCTCTATAGGTTCGTTCCGTATGTGGATAGATGATGCCGCAAAGTGCCGTTTTCAGCGCTTCGCCCTGTTTCCCGTCGGCATTCTGATAGTAGGTGCCCGAGTTGTTGGGGCCCTGTGCCCATAGGCTGATGCTGGTCAGCGTCAGCATCATGAGGCTTATTGTTTTTCCAAATGTTCTCATTGCTCGATAACTAAGACGTACGTTCTCACTTTATAATGAATTTCTTATGGTTGCAGATAAAGATGCCAGGGCGTAGGTAGCACTTGTCAACCCGCATACCATATATATTATATGTGCAGTTGTGGCGCTGCATTGTCGTAGTAGTGATGTTGTCAATGCCCGCTTTGTTCGTCACTTCCACACGTGCCTCTTCAATCTGTATGTGCTTGTTGGCATTGGTCTGTGGCCAGCTGCTGGTGTAGGTAGAGGTGAATTCTACGCTGCTCACCAGTGTGTCTGTGGGTGCAGTCCACACGTTGCCGTTCATCTCGCCTACCGAAGGGATAAACTCCTTGTCACTCGACTTCTCAGGAACCACAAACTCAATGCGGCTGATGCCGTTATGACGAGCCTTGAATGTCAGCGTGTTCTTGTTGTAGAGACGAATCTGTGTGGCGTCGCAATACATGCGTGCGCCCTCAATGCCATAGGAGAACGTGATGCTGATGCCGTTTTGCTCAGCCTTCAGCGGCGGGCGCTCGTAGTAGTCGCGCATGTAGTCCGTGCTGCTCCAGTCTGTGCCAAACGTCTTTTCATTCAGCAGGATGGTGCAGTCGGTAGCCATCGTTTCATCGTCTGTCACCGGCTCGCCGCCGTAGTCAAAAGCAGTTTCTTTCTTTTCGCCCCAGATATAGTCCTCCAGTCCGGGATAATCTACAAAAGGATTGCGGTTGCCCTGTAGCTGGTAGATAGCCTCGTTGCGTGCCACCTCCTTCTCGCTGACGGGGTCCTGCTTAGACCATTGCATCAGCATGTTGAATGCCCACGGTGCAAAAGGCTGATAGACAGTCTCGTCTTCCAGATTGAACATCGCTCCCGTCCACGTGCCACAATGGTCGCCAATGCTATCCTTCGTGCTACTCCACGACGGTTGTCTCTTCTCATAGGCCGTTACCATGTAGAAGTAGATGCGTGCCAGGTCTCCCTTATACTCGTCGTTGGGCTCAAAGCATCGACCCGTGTATTCCTCGGAAAAAGTGCAGGCCCCCATCTTGCTGAAGCCCTCTTCTGAGGTGTAAAAATCACCGTTGTTGGTGCCATAGGGGTTGTTGCTACGCTTATTGTTGACGATACCTTCTGCCGGGATAACGTGTACTATGTCTGAATACATGGGTTTGATATCCTTGTAGGTATAGCTGCTTCCGCTCTTAGCTGCAGGGTTAAACCAGCTTTTGGGCATGGAATGCTCACGTTGAAAACCCTTGGTGCCCTCCGGGTCAATACCCGCTTTGCCGTTTCTATGAAGATTGGTGTAGATAGAGTAGGCCGACTTGCATGAATACATGTCCCAAATGATGGGCACCGTGTCCGTAGGTTTAGCATCCGTGTACTGATATGCATGCCATAGCGAGTCGTAGTCCACGACAGCCGGCGTGTTGATAATCTCGTAGAGAGCCGTTTTCAGTTCGGCCCCTTTCTTTCCATGGGCGCTTGCATAGTATGTGCCAGTGTTGTGAGGAGCCTGTGCCCCCATGGCTATCGCCGTGATGCAAGCCACTAAGCAGAGTAGCGTTTTCTTCATAGTGTGTCTGTTTTTAGAAAGGTTTAGCTTACAAAAGTACGGATTAATTTTGTAATG
Proteins encoded in this region:
- a CDS encoding endonuclease; translated protein: MRTFGKTISLMMLTLTSISLWAQGPNNSGTYYQNADGKQGEALKTALCGIIYPHTERTYRDLWIDFRTTDVREDGKVWDMYSGITNYEFETDQAGNFSKEGDKYNREHSFPKSWFGSNSPMYTDLFHLYPTDGTVNGKRSNFPFGETKGESYKSAGEFSKLGTCTYPGYTGTVFEPNDEYKGDFARTYFYMVTCYEEKLSDWYSNCSDSRPTLDGNTYPGLSSWQLKMLMKWAKNDPVSEKEINRNNAVYGIQENRNPFIDYPGLEEYIWGNKTMVDFSYDNYDHTDGIHQMNNAAIRVMKGTFNLQGLRIKSPARGLYIIDGKKVFVR
- a CDS encoding endonuclease, with product MKKTLLCLVACITAIAMGAQAPHNTGTYYASAHGKKGAELKTALYEIINTPAVVDYDSLWHAYQYTDAKPTDTVPIIWDMYSCKSAYSIYTNLHRNGKAGIDPEGTKGFQREHSMPKSWFNPAAKSGSSYTYKDIKPMYSDIVHVIPAEGIVNNKRSNNPYGTNNGDFYTSEEGFSKMGACTFSEEYTGRCFEPNDEYKGDLARIYFYMVTAYEKRQPSWSSTKDSIGDHCGTWTGAMFNLEDETVYQPFAPWAFNMLMQWSKQDPVSEKEVARNEAIYQLQGNRNPFVDYPGLEDYIWGEKKETAFDYGGEPVTDDETMATDCTILLNEKTFGTDWSSTDYMRDYYERPPLKAEQNGISITFSYGIEGARMYCDATQIRLYNKNTLTFKARHNGISRIEFVVPEKSSDKEFIPSVGEMNGNVWTAPTDTLVSSVEFTSTYTSSWPQTNANKHIQIEEARVEVTNKAGIDNITTTTMQRHNCTYNIYGMRVDKCYLRPGIFICNHKKFIIK
- a CDS encoding endonuclease, with the translated sequence MKKTLTLLAVLTLTLLSSWAQGPNGSGTYYQNANGKKGEALKTALHNIIKNHKTLSYSGLEEYYQLTDKRPDGHVRDWYSNITNYNWNQHGNSSEGAGWNKEHTVPQSWFAEASPMKSDIIHVVPTDAKINNMRSSYVIAEVGNISKASANNYSILGSCKTSGYSGTVFEPNDEIKGDIARIYFYMATCYQDKLKNWSKGEVKKVFTDDAYPGLQQWYLNMLFRWSQQDPVDEVERARNNAVASDDVQQNRNPFVDYPGLEEYVWGSKTETAFSYDNYEGGGTVDPDFVMQPVFTPQSGSYTERVEVSMSCSTIGSTIYFTTDGTEPTAQSNIYTAPITISETTTVKAFAMKGDKKSAVSAATYTITAKTDEQPTDGTILLNNSFFGVSWQGAWNSGKETELSGSQGGVTITYAKGSSANMYCNDSQIRMYKDNTLKVASSNGKLIRLAFVTIDSNKKMTADKGSIGNDYVWTGEASEVTFGAEANHIKVSGVNVTFAKEQPDGISTIVNDRLGTAVFNLQGQRTKHPRKGLYIINGRKVILK